In Argiope bruennichi chromosome X1, qqArgBrue1.1, whole genome shotgun sequence, the genomic stretch CAGTTCTAAATTTACACAAGTATAAATAATCACCACTAAATCAGATCTGCCATTTAGTTCTTAGGGtaaaaaggataaattaaaacaaaatttatttcagagcAGAATATAGGTGGAATATATgtagaaaatggaattttatcaGAGAACATCATAGCAAAATCTACTTTCTACTTAAACAAAATCGATCTCTTTATCGCATTTTATACTATACtattaaaacatatgtaaatagGAATGTagcagaaatattgaaattataatttaaaagttttatttgctctttattcagtatatttttgcaatttgttCTGATTATTAGTCACCGATTTATGACATGTTTTCATACAAATGTTTATTTCGAGATTCGAATCTCTGAcgataaatcatttaatttaacttcatttttgatacatattatattttaattgctttgttAAAATCAGTGTCTGAATCAAGAATTCGTGTCTTTATTTTcggtaatattttgaaaattttagttccTTAATGTCAGTACTTtcaaaaagtgaagaaaaattgcaaaattctatcgCATATGTATGTGGAAGCagaatttaacacttttttttattgtattaaataaaattcattgcaattaaaagagaatattatttctatacattctatacaatttaaacaaacaggtaatgaaagaaatataattcctcgaaaataaaaatgtttaattaattgatatactTCATTGCAACTACTGATTTCAAGTGGAATTTTATAGAAGATACTGAATGAAATGCCCATGTGATTTACTTGGCAAATCAACCACTTATTCTTTATAACGTTTtatctgataaaattaaaaatatcaaattcctgattttttttttttattttttttgcggACACATGTCTTGTAAAAAGTGGTCAATCATAGGTATGATTTTGTTACCAATCTAATTAAGTTTGAAGCAGGCATAGATACGAAGATACTTCTCTTAGTAAAATATAGACAATTATAAAGAAACGATTAGCTTATTTGGTCTCAAGAATTTCAATAAACGGAATGAAATTAGATGCCGTTTCAGCGAAATGACtgcagtatatatttttttctagttgtaCCAGCCACTTTCTTAAttctgctccttttttttgttcggtaacaacaaaaaataaatacataactcTCTCAGTAAGGTATCTTTGATttgtcttttcaaaattaatatttacgtcaatactatttttttgtatgcaaaaaaaaaaaaaaaattatacttacttTATCTTTTCGGAGTTCGATTTTTCCTTTTGTTTCGATTTTCTTTGagagacagagaaaaaaaaattcaattatataaataaatgtcacaattgaaacttaaaatttcaaatattataatatatttttttatgtctaaaacTACAAATCATGAGTTAACAAAATAGAAACCTTCTACAATGTTAATGATTTTAGAATGCCAGTACTCATACAACCTGTCCGATTCAAGCGACGGAATaacgaaatgaaagaaatttttttttttttttaaattaagaaatgagtATCGGGCACAAAATAGTAATTCGACATATCTATGCAAGAAATCCTAATTTTCAATGCTTATAGCAAAAATTCAGTTGTTTCTTTTCAGGATGATTCGTCTCTTTCCAACAAGTTGATTTCTATATCAAACATTCGATGGATGTAAGTAAGGCGCTCTACAGTTTCTCACATGAATCAAATGCAAAAAGATAGACAAAAGCAACTTTAGTGATTAACAACTTCCATTctcatatttatgtttatatttcatcACGAGGTTTTTAACTTATATGTGGAAGAAGAACAATagctaaaatttcataaaagcatCTTTCTCCGACATAGTaaggaaattgttaaaattagtttattcctttacaaagtaatttttagttgaaaaagaGAACTGCAGTCATAAAAAAACTCGATCTCAGTTAACAGATTTACACCAGGGAGAAAAATACTGTGTGGGagttgaaatttacaaatattcggCCAAGTCGAATTATCTGTACATATCTTCCAGCATCAAAACatctcactttaaaaaaaaattaacaagtaaaGTTTAACTCTAAAAATAGCAGTTAAAAGTTTAactataaaaatcagttttgaattcCAGtctgaattaaattcaaaactttgccAACAGAAGAAACAATTCGAAGCAAAACCTTAGAAGATGGGTCCCCGCGAAGTTTCGAAGAAAGAAAGCActtcagaaaataacaaataactcTCAAGAAGGCCAAAGTGgtactgaataaattttcattactgaACTAAATGATtctacttaaatttgaaaataaccatctctgaatttaaaaataagcatatcccttctgattttgaaaattaaattgcgAACTTATAGATATGCATAAATGAATAAGGAAGAAacgatttagtaatttttattacatcatgAGGACTACATAATATTGAACGTTTTATTTTCAATCCCcactgaaagaaaaacaaattgtcATCTTCTTTGATGAAATCTTGTAATAGAATGGATAAATCACAGTGTAATCTTTAGGGAAATAAATGATTATGCCACTTTTTTGGGGGGGTGGGATTCCCGCAATTTCCGCTGGTACTCTTTCTAGAACATTCCTATGCAAGAAGAATAAATAcgtaaaaatctaattataataaattcattaataaaatttgaaaaaaaaaacaacaacaccatcagtaatgaaattcaaatagcttttgaatttgacatttttttttaaatcctgattTTCAAAAAACCAAAACAAAGACATTCCACTTCCCATAGATACATtcacaggttaaaaaaattctcaacttattttcttcaaatgtttagAAATCAAAAGACTGCTTCAGAATTCTAAAAACAATTCAACGTTCATTTTCCCCCACTCTTTATAGAGAAGCTCagaaatgatatttcaatttgAGTAACATTTGTAATTGCTAGAAGGCGACTTTATGAAATAGGACAGTTTTAAATTACCATAAGTATAAATAGTCACGGACGAAAGCAGATCAGCAGCGTGGTTCATACGATAAATGTGATAAAACCGATCCAAATTTTTCAACGCAGAATATAAGCAAAATACAtctagaaaaggaaattttaaatggaCGACTAAATAGCACTACAagctattgaaataatataattttgaaaatgtatattaatcataataattatactAATCTTGAAATATATGATAGAATACATATTTCCAATCTCAAATAAGCAAATACATtaccaaatatttataataatcgtattcttcctttttatttgcTGAGTAATAGTTTTCGAATAATataagataaagaataaaattattgaaaatgttatgaCTAAAAACTGCACAACATAGATAGAGCTGAATTCAGTGTTTAGatgaattagtatatatttttgtgtgaTTTTCAGTACATGTGTTATTAAACCTTAcattcaaaaaagtaaattacCAAGAGTTCTCCTAAGCCTTTTTCAGCTGCAGACAATCCTTGAGGCTGAAGGCTCATCTGCAAGaaaattagaacataaaaaaattatatcaataatgaaattaatattattaatgaaaaataatttcacggTTCGAATTGAAAGAAACAgggttgaaattttaaattctttttttaaaattaataattggaaaGAAACTATTAAACCAAagtattcagtttttttctcaTTGGTTTGAACAcgcattttgtaaaaaatttgactcattgaaattgcaaaattctatcgCATATGTATGTGAAAGTAGaatttaacatttgtttttattatattaaaaaaatctttgcaattaaaacagaatattatctATACACATTCTATACAACTTAAACAAACAGATTATGAAACTAATAGAATAAATCGAGAATAAAAGTGTTTAATCCATTGATATACTGCATTGCAACCACAAATTTGAAGTGGAATTTTATAGAAGATAATGAAATCCATGCCCATGTGATTTCCTTGGCAAATCAATCACTTAAGTTTtatctgataaaatttaaaatatcgcatTACCGATTTTTTTATGGGGGGCACATGTGTTGTAAAAATTGTCACCAGcttatttgatttcaataatttcaataaaccGAATGACGTTAGAAGCCGTTTCAACGAAGTGAATGCATTATATGTTGTTTACTAGTTGTATCAgcctatttcttaattttgttcctttttttggTATGGTAACATTAACAAAAATGAACTCATAACTCTCGCAGAAAGGTGTCTTTGATCTGtcctttcaaaattaagttttacaTTAATGCTATTTTTCGtatgcgaaaaaaattaaattatatttaattttaatttcagagatggatttttccttctttttcgtttttctctgagagacagagaaaaaaatgcaattacagaaataaatgtcacaactgaaacttaaaatttcaaatattaacataAGAAAaggttaatttctttttttaacactaaaaCTACAATTCGTGAGTAAACAATTTCGAAACCTACCACAATGTTAAGGAATTCAGAATGCTAATACTCATAGAATAACCATCTCAATAACCATGAAAATAACCatctctgaatttaaaaataagcatagccctcctgattttgaaaattaaattgcgAACTTATAGATATGCATAAATGAATAAGGaagaaatagtttaataatttttattatgtcatgaaggacacataattttaaagatttaattttaaatccccATAGAAGTAAAGacaatttttcatctcctttgtaattaaaatgatatatttcagaGCAATCTTTAGGGAAATAAATGGTTTTTCCCCTTTTTTTGGGAGAGGAGGATGCTCTGTACCTATGTTATACAGcattaagaaagaaattcaaattacttCAATAGTCTTCTCCTTGACTTTCTGTCTGTGGATGTTCCCCTGCAAGAAGAATAAATACGTAttaatctaattataataaattcatgaataaaattttttaaaaagacaccatttctattgaaattccaataagttttgattttcgcatttttttttaaatcctcaatttcaaaaaaaaaaaaaaaaaagaaaagaaaagaaaagaaaaagcaagaCATTCAACTTCCTATCTATACTTTCGTATGTTTCAAAATTCTGTACCTTATTTTCTTCGAGTCATTAGAAATCAAAAGATTCGCTTCAGAAAATTCAACATTccgtttccccccccccccctcttcatgGAGAAGCCCAGAAACAAGATTTCAATTTGAGTTAAAACTTGTAATTGCTAGAAGGCGATTTTATGACATAGGACAGCTTCTAATTACCATGGGAATAAAtgatcatataaaaaaagaaatctgccaTATGGTTCATAGGATAAAAGTGATAAAACAGAACCAAATCTgcttcatttcagaaaataaaaagaatacgtatagataataaaatttatatgaacgACTAAATGACACTAAAAtccattgaaataatatattttttactatatatatattaagcatgataattatataaatcttgaaaatatacaatagaatgcataattccaatttcaattatgcaaattaattatcaaacatttatcattattttattcttcattatttatttgcaaagtaGGGGTTATAAAACATATAGTAAGTATagggttttataaaatatataacgtATTAACTACACAATATTTTAAACCTGAAATTACGTAATTCAAGGATGCATATGTTAAGATTATGCAAGATTAATTTGCTGTTAAAAATATtagtctttatattaaaatttaatgcagaagtattgactttttatataatatttttacacatttaaaaacttatttaacacTTGTGACAATAAGATTTACCAGTAGATTTGATGTGCTCATGTTTTGAAGTTCTATACACTTACGCAATCTCAACGACAATACACTATTTGtaaatcttcataatttaaaGAGTTAACCTAATAATTTGATTGAGCTTTACATTCATATTCGGGGCTTTATTCTATagggaatttaaaaacattcttatcATAGATCCATACTATCTATATTAATgcatttcttgaataaattataagaaaaacttttgaaacgTTCTATTTTGTTTTTGAGCATGGTTTCTGATGAAGGAAAGCATGCTGCTAATTGGCAACATCAGGCttcaattgagaaaaaaaatttagtagcaTTAAATATAGACCTAAAtatcttacttttttaaataacaactTTAAAATCAACACTGCAAAATAAAAGCTAGTATTATCtatcatacaaatataaaaattgtattagagaccgtatgaaaaaataacaatttgtaatttctaatcatatgaatatttaatCTATGTACtttgaaaattgataattttctttttcatgtattACATAACAGGAGTTCAAAATTCGGCTGATTTTGATGCAGTTGTTTCACAGGAGATATGAGGcattttcatatacatatataataactAGAAAGACTTTTATTGGTATTAAGATTATAAGAGCTTCCAATACTTTTTGCATAAACTTTAAATGCAAATGCTGCTTTCAATCTGCATGAccttcagattttaatttaacctTGAGATTGGATAATGTTTTGTATTacacttcaataaataatttaatttcctttgaaTCTCTAGTATAGTatagatttcaagatttcataagtcatcatttttttaatattttggtcacagccaattttacaaaataaatactaaaaagcAAACATTGCTACCTTTATAATTTTGTACCCCAGTAGATACATAAGATTCATAAAGGAAAACTTAGGTGGGTTTTTTGAGTATAATGGCAGTGTAATGGACTGTGCATCAAAAACACAAGTACAATAATAATATACACAATTAacagtttcaaattctttcagTAAAATTCACTACTTGAAACAGTACTTTTTCAGAGAGCACGGGCTATTTCGTTTcatgaaagaatttattaatttcttgattAAGTGTTACGTTATTCAAAAACCAtctgaagaataaaaagaatcttttttttatgtaaaacttaaaaatcaaaagttatattatgttccaaaaatacaatgacattttGAAAAAGTAGCTTtgcgtttcattttttaataccaGCACTTTAGCCATACCAAATTATATGGCGCCAGCAAGGAACCTAAGCATTATCTTAACAAATATAGGTACAAATCAAGCACAACAATGAGCTTCATAATATCATAACAAAACCCTCTCAATGAATATGGGTGTATttcaaagtacacaatttttattaagttattgaaaattataaaaaaaaattaagttcttacataaattttatcatataattaaacatttaaaattaatatgctagCCACGGGATATATATGCAAATGAAACTTGTCATACAAATGATTCTAGAATGtgcataaatgatattttgataaattgaattatttaaattagtagcATTTGTaacactaaattattaaaattttaaaatgaaataaatagccTCGTGTACTCAATATCATAAACTTCAGTATTAAAAGACTTGGGGGTACTTACCGCGTTAGAAGTATTGATTGTCAGAATGCAGAATGATGAGAAAATATGTAgagaaaatgtgaaaatgaaatatgaagagaaaataaGGAATGAATTGAAAATACGAAGGAAACAATAGTGTATCATCATGTAGAAGATTAACGTATCTTCATTCCAAGATTTCGAGACGCAGACAGACGCAGAGACTGCAGATCAATACTGCCGCAGTGACGGTCAAGAAAACAGTTCTTATAACCGTGGGTGGGGAGAGAGAAAACGCCGCAACTGCACCCGTGGCATAGTTAGAAGCATACAGTTGTTTCAAATGTCATATCATAAGCGtgcgaaaaaattttaattagtttgacTGGGGTTACGGATTAAACTTACTATGGTGCAgtcttataaaagatttttttacacttaaaaagctaaatttaaaaaacccATAGATTTGGGGAGGGGAAACtattataatgataaaagattttttaatacttgaaagaagaaaaaaaaaaagagtaggatTTGGGAGAGgtgaagattaatattttttatatgtagagaGAAGGGGGTGAAGGAACAATATTTTATGCATAGAATCAATCAAAGTGTTCAACATATAGAGATGAGAATCAggtattcaaaatttctaatgaacacataatcatttttcattgaaatgaagttaaattcAAACGAGGTAGATTTAAATTAGATGCATAGAGTTAattaagtatgaaaatatttatgagccatgaaataattttatgtatggaGAGGGAAAGCgaaagaaattaagataaaaaaaaaggtataccCAGAGATTGTGTTATTAAATAATGACTGCTCGAAATTAACATATCCAGTAATTATTTATGGAATGGGGATAATCTCATCTTTCCCAAAATAATATACCTTTGCAGATGAAGAAATtgcatgttatttattttgccaACAAATGGAATGTgggaatgaatttatataaaaggcaGTACATACAActgaattttgctttttcatttagttttgataaattgggttgattaacatttattgaaaaattataaacttcgataaaatatttttatgaatttttcgttcatataattttactaaagatgattttaaatacatgtataaGCATT encodes the following:
- the LOC129958962 gene encoding uncharacterized protein LOC129958962; protein product: MMIHYCFLRIFNSFLIFSSYFIFTFSLHIFSSFCILTINTSNAGNIHRQKVKEKTIEMSLQPQGLSAAEKGLGELLKIETKGKIELRKDKTLRHPKQAPSAAKEGSNELEICICRWKLQ